Proteins from a genomic interval of Paenibacillus sp. FSL H8-0048:
- a CDS encoding ABC transporter ATP-binding protein: MRKIAVFLKPYKKEVTIGPIFKLLEAILELLLPTIVALIINNGIAKQDSSYVYKMGSLMVAMAILGFGCSLVCQYYAARASQGFGTTLRNKMFKHISSLSYAELDVIGTPSLINRITNDVNQLQVAVAMLIRLVIRAPFICIGAIIMAMILDFRLSLILIAATPVFGIILYFIITRSSPMYRKYQAKLDRLALVLSENLSGIRVIRAFAESRREKQRFNEASEDLTQTAIRVGRISAWLGPMTTLVVNAAIIAILWVGGIHIEAGSLSQGEIIAFINYVTQILLALIVVSNLVILFTKASSSASRINEVLAMTASVAEVPAQAPAAKPDGAAPVISFRNVCFGYNTTGELALENISVDILKGQTVGLIGSTGSGKSTFVNLIPRFYDAVEGEVRVEGVNVRDYRLEQLRSRIGIVPQKAMLFTGTIAENIRWGKASATRDEIMAAAAVAQAEEFITRLPEGLDTLVVRGGHNLSGGQKQRLTIARAVVGRPPILILDDSSSALDFATDAALRRALSENSADMTVLLVSQRVSTVRQADQIIVFEEGKIAGIGTHEELLESCAVYQEICMSQLSSEEALQ; this comes from the coding sequence GTGCGCAAAATTGCAGTTTTCTTAAAACCGTACAAAAAAGAAGTGACGATCGGGCCGATTTTCAAGCTGCTGGAGGCAATTCTGGAGCTGCTGCTGCCGACCATAGTAGCCCTGATCATCAACAACGGAATTGCCAAGCAGGATAGCAGCTATGTCTACAAGATGGGCTCCCTGATGGTGGCAATGGCTATTCTGGGCTTCGGCTGCTCTCTGGTATGTCAATATTATGCGGCGCGGGCCTCTCAGGGGTTCGGGACCACGCTGCGCAATAAAATGTTCAAGCATATTTCTTCGCTATCGTATGCGGAGCTTGATGTCATCGGCACACCTTCGCTGATCAACCGGATCACCAACGATGTTAACCAGCTGCAGGTGGCAGTAGCCATGCTGATCCGGCTGGTCATCCGTGCGCCGTTTATTTGTATCGGGGCGATTATTATGGCGATGATCCTGGATTTCCGCCTGTCGCTGATCCTGATTGCCGCTACTCCTGTATTCGGAATCATTCTGTACTTCATCATTACGCGGAGCTCGCCAATGTACCGCAAATATCAGGCGAAGCTGGACCGGCTGGCGCTGGTGCTCAGCGAGAATCTCTCGGGCATCCGGGTCATCCGGGCCTTCGCCGAGAGCCGCCGCGAGAAGCAGCGCTTCAATGAAGCCTCTGAGGATCTGACGCAGACGGCCATCCGTGTCGGACGGATCTCCGCTTGGCTGGGACCGATGACGACACTGGTAGTAAACGCGGCCATTATTGCCATACTGTGGGTGGGCGGCATTCACATCGAAGCCGGGAGTCTGTCTCAGGGTGAGATTATTGCATTCATTAACTATGTAACCCAGATCCTACTGGCATTGATCGTGGTTTCCAATCTGGTTATTCTGTTCACCAAAGCCTCGTCGTCTGCCAGCCGCATCAATGAGGTGCTGGCGATGACCGCTTCGGTTGCTGAAGTGCCTGCTCAAGCACCTGCTGCGAAGCCGGACGGTGCAGCACCGGTGATTTCCTTCCGCAATGTCTGTTTCGGCTATAACACGACCGGAGAGCTGGCCCTGGAAAATATCTCTGTAGATATCCTCAAAGGGCAGACGGTTGGATTAATCGGCAGTACCGGTTCTGGTAAGAGCACCTTCGTAAATCTGATTCCGCGCTTTTATGACGCTGTGGAAGGGGAAGTTAGAGTCGAGGGCGTAAATGTACGGGACTACCGGCTGGAACAGTTGCGCAGCAGAATCGGTATTGTGCCGCAGAAGGCGATGCTGTTCACCGGCACGATTGCTGAGAATATCCGCTGGGGCAAGGCGTCTGCTACACGGGATGAGATCATGGCTGCAGCGGCGGTTGCCCAGGCTGAGGAGTTCATCACCCGGCTGCCGGAAGGGCTGGATACGCTGGTCGTACGCGGCGGGCATAACCTGTCCGGCGGACAAAAGCAGCGGCTGACCATTGCCCGGGCTGTCGTAGGACGTCCGCCGATCCTTATCCTGGATGATTCCTCCAGTGCGCTGGATTTCGCTACGGATGCGGCACTGCGCCGTGCGCTGAGCGAGAACAGTGCGGATATGACCGTGCTGCTGGTATCCCAGCGCGTAAGTACAGTAAGGCAGGCCGATCAGATTATCGTTTTCGAGGAAGGCAAGATTGCCGGAATCGGTACGCATGAGGAACTGCTGGAGAGCTGCGCAGTCTATCAGGAAATCTGTATGTCACAGCTCTCAAGCGAGGAGGCACTACAATGA